The proteins below are encoded in one region of Kineosporia corallincola:
- a CDS encoding ABC transporter permease codes for MLLVVLLFGIWQLYAATAGPGPDVLPTPLRVVQQGWGDRENLLANTWPTLRATLIGLALSVAVGFGFAVLVDLSGLARRAVLPVLVVSQTLPLVALAPLVIVWFGFGQFPKILLIVFVNFFSTTLSFVEGFRSADPDSVALLRSMGAGRWRVFRTVRLPSALPYFMAGLRIAITYSVVSAIFAEYAGAEAGLGVYMQFAKNSFRTDLVLAAVFVTASLTLTLFALSYLIERIALPWAFLVRAGEASR; via the coding sequence GTGCTTCTCGTCGTCCTCCTGTTCGGGATCTGGCAGCTGTACGCCGCGACCGCCGGACCCGGACCGGACGTGCTGCCCACCCCCTTGAGGGTGGTGCAGCAGGGCTGGGGCGACCGGGAGAACCTGCTGGCCAACACCTGGCCCACGCTGCGGGCCACGCTGATCGGGCTGGCCCTGTCGGTGGCGGTCGGGTTCGGTTTCGCCGTGCTGGTGGACCTTTCCGGCCTGGCCCGGCGCGCCGTGCTGCCGGTGCTGGTGGTCAGCCAGACGCTGCCGCTGGTGGCGCTGGCCCCGCTGGTGATCGTCTGGTTCGGTTTCGGCCAGTTCCCCAAGATCCTGCTCATCGTGTTCGTCAACTTCTTCTCCACCACCCTGAGTTTCGTGGAGGGGTTCCGCTCGGCCGATCCCGACAGCGTGGCGCTGCTGCGCTCGATGGGCGCCGGGCGGTGGCGGGTGTTCCGCACCGTGCGGCTGCCCTCGGCCCTGCCGTACTTCATGGCCGGGCTGCGGATCGCGATCACCTACTCGGTGGTGTCGGCGATCTTCGCCGAGTACGCCGGGGCTGAGGCCGGCCTGGGCGTGTACATGCAGTTCGCGAAGAACTCGTTCCGCACCGACCTGGTGCTGGCCGCGGTGTTCGTCACCGCGTCGCTGACCCTGACGCTGTTCGCGCTCAGCTACCTGATCGAGCGGATCGCCCTGCCCTGGGCCTTCCTCGTGCGCGCCGGGGAGGCGTCCCGATGA
- a CDS encoding ABC transporter substrate-binding protein, with product MNRSAQLTRRGLLTAALSVTALAASACAGSSSSSGGSPDGDLTEISVALSWTANTDYTGVFVADQLGYYEKQGIKLKVIPYSSTSPETLIAHDKADFGFSYQAGVAYARAAGQDVLSVYAPNRKGTYGIAYSAERTDITSPKDLDGKIYAGFGSPDEGPLLKYVIQHDGGKGDFRTVTLDTSAYQAVYSGQADFTIPVLTWEGVEAERQGKALKSFAPTDYGFPDQYSVLLASSQKYLDANSDLAKKFLAATADGYAYAASDPEKAADLLVKANSTQLTDAELVRASQKLLADDGYLNTEKGSVGAQDEKFWDDYGSFLYDNGLLTDADGKKLTAEPDWTTYYTNDYLPN from the coding sequence ATGAACAGATCTGCACAGCTCACCCGTCGTGGCCTGCTGACCGCCGCGCTCTCCGTCACCGCGCTCGCGGCCTCGGCCTGCGCCGGCTCGTCGTCCTCGTCGGGTGGTTCCCCGGACGGCGACCTGACCGAGATCAGCGTGGCGCTGAGCTGGACGGCGAACACCGACTACACCGGCGTCTTCGTGGCCGACCAGCTCGGCTACTACGAGAAGCAGGGCATCAAGCTCAAGGTGATCCCCTACTCCTCCACCTCGCCGGAGACCTTGATCGCCCACGACAAGGCGGATTTCGGCTTCTCCTACCAGGCCGGCGTGGCCTATGCCCGGGCCGCCGGGCAGGACGTGCTGTCGGTGTACGCGCCCAACCGCAAGGGCACCTACGGCATCGCCTACAGCGCCGAGCGCACCGACATCACCAGCCCGAAAGACCTGGACGGCAAGATCTACGCCGGTTTCGGCTCCCCGGACGAGGGCCCGCTGCTGAAGTACGTCATCCAGCACGACGGCGGAAAGGGCGACTTCCGTACGGTCACCCTGGACACCTCGGCCTACCAGGCCGTGTACAGCGGCCAGGCCGACTTCACCATCCCGGTGCTGACCTGGGAGGGCGTGGAGGCCGAGCGGCAGGGCAAGGCGCTGAAGTCGTTCGCCCCCACCGACTACGGCTTCCCCGACCAGTACTCGGTGCTGCTGGCCAGCAGCCAGAAGTACCTGGACGCCAACTCCGACCTGGCGAAGAAGTTCCTGGCCGCCACCGCCGACGGATACGCCTACGCCGCCAGCGATCCGGAGAAGGCGGCGGACCTGCTGGTGAAGGCCAACTCCACGCAGCTCACCGACGCCGAGCTGGTGCGGGCCAGCCAGAAGCTGCTGGCCGACGACGGCTACCTGAACACCGAGAAGGGTTCGGTGGGCGCCCAGGACGAGAAGTTCTGGGACGACTACGGCTCGTTCCTCTACGACAACGGGCTCCTGACCGACGCCGACGGCAAAAAGCTGACGGCGGAACCGGACTGGACCACGTACTACACCAACGACTACCTGCCGAACTGA
- a CDS encoding LLM class flavin-dependent oxidoreductase yields MSLDFLWYIPNTVEPGHRGDDTTEGWGSLDYSTGLARAAERHGWSGALIGTSWGRPDTFTVATALAARTTTFRPLVAVRPGYWHPAQFAAAAATLDQLSQGRALVNIVSGLDQPAAYGDDVTDSPQRYARTQEFMHLVRRLWTEPEVTFEGRFYRVTDATLAHRPYASPPPLYFGGASPAAERVAAAEADVQLFWGEPLEALAERIARLRELSADRVHAPLEFGLRITTLVRDTTQEAWAEAEARVARMRGEQPEAWWQGNREHAVGQRRLYDLAERGEVLDTCLYTTPGTVGGGGAGSTWLVGSPTDVAQALLRYRGLGITRFILSDTPYQREIRRLGEQLLPLLREPGTEDA; encoded by the coding sequence ATGTCGCTGGATTTTCTCTGGTACATCCCGAACACGGTCGAACCCGGGCACCGCGGCGACGACACCACCGAGGGCTGGGGCTCTCTGGACTACTCCACCGGGCTGGCCCGGGCGGCGGAGCGGCACGGGTGGTCGGGGGCCCTGATCGGCACCAGCTGGGGCCGGCCCGACACCTTCACCGTGGCCACCGCCCTGGCCGCGCGCACCACCACCTTCCGGCCCCTGGTCGCGGTGCGGCCCGGCTACTGGCACCCGGCCCAGTTCGCCGCGGCCGCAGCCACTCTCGACCAGCTCAGCCAGGGCCGGGCGCTGGTGAACATCGTCAGCGGGCTGGACCAGCCCGCCGCCTACGGCGACGACGTGACCGACTCCCCGCAGCGCTACGCGCGCACCCAGGAGTTCATGCATTTGGTACGACGGCTGTGGACCGAGCCCGAGGTGACGTTCGAGGGGCGGTTCTATCGGGTCACCGATGCCACCCTCGCCCATCGTCCTTACGCTTCGCCGCCTCCGCTGTACTTCGGCGGGGCCTCGCCGGCCGCCGAGCGGGTCGCCGCGGCGGAGGCCGACGTGCAGCTGTTCTGGGGCGAGCCGCTGGAGGCCCTGGCCGAAAGGATCGCCCGACTGCGCGAACTCAGCGCCGACCGGGTGCACGCACCACTGGAGTTCGGCCTGCGCATCACCACCCTGGTGCGCGACACCACGCAGGAGGCCTGGGCGGAGGCCGAGGCCCGGGTGGCCCGCATGCGCGGCGAGCAGCCCGAGGCCTGGTGGCAGGGCAACCGCGAGCACGCCGTGGGCCAGCGCCGCCTGTACGACCTGGCCGAGCGCGGCGAGGTGCTCGACACCTGCCTCTACACCACGCCGGGCACGGTCGGCGGCGGTGGCGCGGGCAGCACCTGGCTGGTCGGCTCGCCCACCGACGTGGCCCAGGCCCTGCTGCGCTATCGCGGCCTGGGCATCACCCGGTTCATCCTGTCCGACACCCCGTACCAGCGGGAGATCCGGCGGCTGGGCGAGCAGCTCCTGCCGCTGCTGAGAGAACCCGGAACCGAAGACGCCTGA
- a CDS encoding uridine kinase family protein, with the protein MRTDTGHHPGPATGPAPGLADVTGDVTAEATADVRATAGGDVTAAAAADLTGAPPVAPVSPLVTVLAELARTRPPSAGGTRLVAVDGRSGSGKTTLGRELAAELGAPLLELDDLYEGWDGLPGVGALLREWIAKPLAAGRPARWRPYLWATATRGDWQELTSSTIVVLEGCGAGSALLDEYLALLVWVEAADAVRLERLRARADWPGYQHHLSAWAADEQALLAADDIPARADVVVHNDLHPPRLNVLKTPPPSRKRTS; encoded by the coding sequence GTGCGCACCGACACCGGCCACCATCCCGGCCCGGCCACCGGCCCGGCTCCCGGCCTGGCCGATGTGACGGGCGACGTGACGGCAGAGGCAACGGCCGACGTCAGGGCCACTGCCGGGGGCGACGTGACGGCCGCTGCGGCGGCCGACCTGACGGGTGCCCCGCCCGTGGCTCCCGTCAGCCCTCTGGTCACGGTGCTCGCCGAGCTCGCCCGTACCCGCCCGCCCTCGGCGGGCGGCACCCGGCTGGTGGCGGTCGACGGGCGCTCCGGCTCCGGCAAGACCACCCTGGGCCGCGAGCTGGCCGCCGAACTCGGCGCGCCGCTGCTGGAGCTCGACGACCTCTACGAGGGCTGGGACGGCCTGCCCGGCGTGGGCGCGCTGCTGCGCGAGTGGATCGCCAAACCCCTGGCCGCGGGCCGCCCGGCCCGCTGGCGGCCCTACCTGTGGGCCACCGCGACCCGGGGGGACTGGCAGGAGCTCACGTCGTCCACCATCGTGGTTCTGGAGGGCTGCGGTGCCGGAAGTGCCCTGCTGGACGAGTATCTCGCCCTGCTGGTCTGGGTCGAGGCGGCCGACGCCGTGCGGCTGGAACGCCTGCGCGCCCGCGCCGACTGGCCCGGCTACCAGCACCACCTCAGCGCCTGGGCCGCCGACGAGCAAGCCCTGCTGGCGGCCGACGACATCCCCGCCCGCGCCGACGTCGTGGTGCACAACGATCTCCACCCACCCCGCCTCAACGTTCTGAAAACCCCGCCCCCGAGCCGTAAACGGACTTCGTGA
- a CDS encoding LLM class flavin-dependent oxidoreductase encodes MNRRIHLTLTLPPRAAPRATGATAAVNRPSRVAGPGRVAEPSRISEPSGVAEPAREAAPGGEAASSGRAAPGREAAPGGEAASSGRAAPGREAAPGRPADIDRLLAAVRLAEAAGLDAVTLTDDGPDPAGLLARLAAVTERIGLIGTLPAAHGDPLELARRLADLDFLSGGRVGWHVGSDNPTGAARFGALEEPGRPERARRRTEAVGAVLARWNRRNDLLSAQGRPVLVWPGGAEVAGVADVVIHARSTAHDNRDPEHGRGERAGIARSRAFRTAVRATAHAAGRDPDAVLVLPAVTTLLSSTEHEAREVTPLPARRDGHRAVAGTPGRVADELERWVRAGAADGFDVVPGGDGPDALEAFTEHLVPELRRRGLFRDGYENRTLRGHLGLPVAPAGRRRAASLTGSR; translated from the coding sequence ATGAACCGCCGGATCCACCTCACCCTGACCCTCCCGCCCCGGGCCGCGCCGCGAGCCACGGGTGCGACCGCCGCCGTGAACCGACCGAGCCGGGTGGCCGGGCCCGGTCGGGTGGCCGAGCCGAGCCGTATCAGCGAGCCGAGCGGCGTGGCCGAGCCGGCGCGTGAAGCCGCACCGGGTGGTGAAGCCGCATCGAGTGGTAGGGCCGCACCCGGCCGTGAAGCCGCACCGGGTGGTGAAGCCGCATCGAGTGGTAGGGCCGCACCCGGCCGTGAAGCCGCACCCGGTCGTCCGGCCGACATCGACCGGTTGCTCGCCGCCGTCCGCCTCGCCGAGGCGGCCGGCCTCGACGCGGTCACCCTCACCGACGACGGTCCCGACCCGGCCGGCCTGCTGGCCCGGCTCGCCGCCGTCACCGAGCGGATCGGCCTGATCGGCACCCTGCCCGCCGCTCACGGCGACCCGCTGGAGCTCGCCCGCCGCCTGGCCGACCTGGACTTCCTCAGCGGCGGCCGGGTGGGCTGGCACGTCGGTTCGGACAACCCTACCGGCGCAGCCCGTTTCGGTGCCCTCGAAGAGCCCGGCCGGCCCGAGCGGGCCCGCCGCCGCACCGAGGCGGTGGGCGCCGTGCTGGCCCGCTGGAACCGCCGCAACGACCTTCTCTCGGCCCAGGGACGCCCGGTGCTGGTCTGGCCGGGCGGCGCGGAGGTCGCGGGGGTGGCCGACGTGGTGATCCACGCACGATCCACCGCCCACGACAACCGCGACCCCGAGCACGGCAGGGGCGAGCGGGCCGGCATCGCGCGCTCCCGCGCCTTCCGCACCGCGGTCCGGGCCACCGCCCACGCCGCGGGCCGCGACCCGGACGCGGTGCTGGTGCTGCCCGCCGTCACCACCCTGCTGAGCAGCACCGAGCACGAGGCCCGCGAGGTCACGCCGTTGCCGGCCCGCCGCGACGGTCACCGGGCCGTGGCCGGCACCCCCGGCCGGGTCGCCGACGAGCTGGAGCGCTGGGTGCGCGCGGGGGCCGCGGACGGCTTCGACGTCGTCCCCGGAGGCGACGGCCCGGACGCGCTGGAGGCGTTCACCGAGCACCTGGTGCCCGAGCTGCGCCGTCGCGGCCTGTTCCGCGACGGCTACGAGAACCGCACCCTGCGAGGTCATCTCGGCCTGCCGGTGGCGCCCGCCGGACGCCGCCGCGCGGCGTCCCTGACCGGGAGCCGGTGA
- a CDS encoding AAA domain-containing protein — translation MGRHALLLGTSVHREDRTLTPLPGVRRDVEELKAVLDADGDFDTAESHLDLTAGEMRHVVEEFYGARGPGDLALFYFSGHGLRHVDRQSVFLAATDTRAGNFHATAFDVDGILRHMLNITKASQKIVLLDCCFSGSFTARHRFTGAVRQEPRRGRYERGTYMLQSSPYDKESKAQGSDKPSLFTEAVLNGLRGEAQATSEDGWITTSDLSRYVMAEMSRRQQAPVESSEGVTEPIRLVASSQTPRQRRTVAEHRAPDDTPFDADQWRRLLSYYVACLRRSAVLEFFVDAGRYETYAAAPSGPETVLSSVEPVPLWDSARALVQSAPDKEQQLQYGYPVVALQRRGQRQVWLAPLLVCDLTVGDDGLLHPQPPRPSPALIDHYDLSAVEADELQRTVGETFVPGDLDSLGQTASRVASTFDLRPVTALDPANLTGTVRRGPFNRVQNAGFLFSAGSGSSPVARLTQDLEGIAKQPGQIAGTALAALTGDLDNSPDINVVAVSPEKVSETQEEIIRAAMSSRLTVAQGPPGTGKSQLVGALLATATAMGQSVLIGSTNNQAVDQVVDRISGTVGPGLLLRSGNKKEQAKEPELLAEILERVPKNGSSVPDERTPREELRLLAQTTERIRKDLDTWRLLERDLAALAVERDRVSGLSLPDGDAELKKLVVRTGRALDSRWTGWWHRWQLRRQGVGDREAIAELRDGAFTELCWRDTRMSLEMLPSSVEAMWGELRWEPLVEHSRQLLKAQIVQRVTAHQELLRKRADEMSGDRPRSWSQQPAMLAAVPGWAVTTQSARVLPLKPAMFDLVIIDEAAQCTIPAILPMLFRARRVLVIGDPRQLTPVVQLSPEDDRDQRARAGLGEGWMAQRRLLYEKDSAYDAFALAAGQSHLLDQHYRCHPNIIGVPNQVVYQGRLTVLTSPESLKAPADEAFRWVDVTGHFTRGVTGSGQNDTEARAVVAEVEQLCRTYPAASIGVVTPLSAHQKLLVRELRAAGLDGRVKCATVHKFQGSECDVMVISAVGASGITERTRGWLVGQTNLWNVAITRAKSQLIVVGDRSWWSGQNGLLSKLAQPPATSAPVQLDGERSVDRLIGGLRASGFTVRWDPHFAGHPVDLLVSGPGKGVAVLVDDPGGDPDGRALRRVLARLDVVDSASGDEVAVLRVPLWKCLAEPDHVVEEIRHLAAG, via the coding sequence ATGGGGCGGCACGCGTTGCTTCTCGGTACCTCGGTCCACCGGGAGGACCGTACGCTCACGCCTCTACCCGGCGTCCGGCGCGATGTCGAGGAGCTGAAGGCCGTTCTCGATGCCGACGGGGACTTCGACACCGCCGAATCTCATCTCGACCTGACGGCCGGTGAGATGCGGCACGTCGTGGAGGAGTTCTACGGCGCCCGGGGCCCCGGGGACCTCGCGCTGTTCTACTTCTCGGGCCACGGGCTGAGGCATGTCGACCGGCAGTCCGTGTTTCTCGCGGCGACTGATACCCGGGCGGGCAATTTTCACGCCACCGCGTTCGACGTCGACGGCATCCTCCGGCACATGCTGAACATCACCAAGGCCAGCCAGAAGATCGTGCTGCTTGATTGCTGTTTCTCGGGATCGTTCACCGCGCGGCACCGTTTCACCGGTGCCGTGCGCCAGGAACCACGTCGTGGCAGGTACGAGCGCGGCACCTACATGCTCCAGTCGAGCCCGTACGACAAGGAGTCCAAGGCGCAGGGGTCCGACAAGCCGTCCCTGTTCACCGAGGCCGTGCTCAACGGTCTGCGGGGCGAGGCACAGGCGACCTCCGAGGACGGCTGGATCACGACCAGCGACCTGTCCCGGTACGTGATGGCCGAGATGTCGCGCCGGCAGCAGGCTCCCGTCGAGTCGAGTGAAGGCGTGACCGAGCCTATCCGCCTGGTGGCGTCGTCGCAGACGCCCCGGCAGCGGAGGACCGTGGCCGAACACCGTGCGCCGGACGACACGCCCTTCGATGCCGACCAATGGCGGCGTCTGCTCAGCTATTACGTCGCCTGTCTGCGCAGAAGCGCCGTGCTGGAGTTCTTCGTTGACGCCGGCCGGTACGAGACGTACGCGGCAGCCCCGTCAGGACCGGAGACCGTGCTCTCGTCGGTGGAACCGGTACCGCTCTGGGACTCGGCACGAGCCCTCGTACAGTCCGCTCCGGACAAGGAACAGCAGCTCCAGTACGGCTATCCGGTGGTCGCGCTGCAACGGCGAGGCCAGCGGCAGGTGTGGCTGGCGCCGCTCCTGGTGTGCGATCTGACCGTCGGCGACGACGGGCTGCTCCATCCCCAGCCGCCCCGGCCCAGCCCGGCGCTGATCGACCACTACGACCTGTCTGCCGTGGAGGCGGACGAGTTGCAGCGGACCGTGGGCGAGACGTTCGTCCCCGGGGATCTGGACTCGCTCGGGCAGACCGCCAGTCGTGTCGCCTCGACCTTCGACCTGCGACCCGTGACCGCGCTGGATCCGGCGAACCTGACGGGAACGGTCCGGCGCGGGCCGTTCAACCGGGTGCAGAACGCGGGATTTCTCTTCTCGGCCGGATCCGGCAGCTCACCGGTGGCCCGGCTGACCCAGGACCTCGAGGGGATCGCCAAGCAGCCGGGGCAGATCGCGGGCACGGCGCTCGCGGCGCTGACCGGCGACTTGGACAACTCGCCGGACATCAATGTCGTCGCGGTGTCACCAGAGAAGGTGAGCGAAACCCAGGAAGAGATCATCCGAGCCGCGATGTCCTCGCGACTCACCGTCGCGCAGGGACCGCCGGGAACAGGCAAGAGCCAGCTCGTCGGTGCACTGCTGGCCACGGCGACCGCCATGGGCCAGAGCGTGCTGATCGGCTCGACGAACAACCAGGCGGTCGATCAGGTGGTCGATCGGATATCCGGAACAGTCGGTCCTGGGCTGCTGCTGCGGAGCGGCAACAAGAAAGAACAGGCCAAAGAACCCGAGCTCTTGGCCGAGATCCTCGAAAGAGTCCCCAAAAACGGATCTTCGGTTCCTGACGAGCGCACGCCTCGTGAGGAACTCCGGCTGCTCGCCCAGACCACCGAGCGTATCCGCAAGGACCTCGACACCTGGCGCCTGCTGGAACGGGATCTGGCCGCGCTGGCGGTCGAGCGGGATCGGGTCAGTGGCCTGTCGCTTCCGGACGGCGATGCCGAACTGAAGAAACTTGTCGTGAGAACCGGCCGGGCGCTGGACAGCCGGTGGACCGGATGGTGGCATCGGTGGCAGCTGCGCAGACAAGGTGTCGGTGATCGTGAGGCCATTGCCGAGCTGCGCGACGGGGCGTTCACCGAGTTGTGCTGGCGTGACACCCGCATGTCCCTGGAGATGCTGCCCTCGAGCGTGGAGGCGATGTGGGGGGAGTTGCGCTGGGAGCCGCTCGTCGAGCACAGCCGTCAGTTGCTGAAGGCCCAGATCGTCCAGCGGGTCACCGCCCACCAGGAGTTGCTGCGCAAGCGCGCGGACGAGATGTCGGGCGACCGTCCGCGCAGCTGGAGTCAGCAGCCGGCGATGCTGGCAGCCGTTCCGGGCTGGGCGGTGACCACACAGTCTGCGCGCGTGCTTCCTCTGAAACCGGCGATGTTCGATCTGGTGATCATCGACGAGGCCGCCCAGTGCACCATCCCGGCGATCCTCCCCATGCTCTTCCGGGCCCGGCGGGTTCTCGTCATCGGGGACCCCAGACAGCTGACACCGGTGGTGCAGTTGTCGCCGGAGGACGACCGGGACCAGCGGGCTCGCGCGGGCCTGGGCGAAGGCTGGATGGCGCAACGCCGTCTTCTGTACGAAAAGGATTCCGCCTACGATGCGTTCGCCCTCGCGGCGGGGCAGTCGCATCTTCTGGACCAGCATTACCGGTGCCACCCGAACATCATCGGTGTACCCAACCAGGTGGTCTATCAGGGGCGGCTCACTGTGCTGACCTCCCCGGAGAGTCTGAAGGCGCCGGCCGACGAGGCATTCCGGTGGGTGGACGTCACCGGCCACTTCACCCGCGGTGTCACCGGATCGGGCCAGAACGACACCGAGGCCCGGGCCGTGGTCGCCGAGGTCGAGCAACTGTGCCGGACGTATCCGGCGGCGTCGATCGGCGTCGTGACCCCGCTGTCGGCCCACCAGAAGCTCCTGGTCCGCGAGCTGCGGGCCGCCGGTCTGGACGGTCGGGTGAAATGCGCGACGGTGCACAAGTTTCAAGGCAGTGAGTGTGATGTCATGGTGATCTCGGCGGTGGGCGCCTCGGGTATCACCGAACGCACCCGCGGCTGGCTCGTCGGGCAGACCAACCTGTGGAACGTAGCCATCACCCGGGCCAAGTCCCAGCTGATCGTCGTGGGCGATCGATCGTGGTGGTCCGGGCAGAACGGCCTGCTGAGCAAGCTGGCACAACCACCGGCGACGTCTGCGCCGGTTCAGCTCGACGGTGAGCGCTCCGTGGACCGGCTCATCGGGGGACTGCGCGCGTCAGGGTTCACCGTGCGGTGGGACCCGCATTTCGCGGGACATCCCGTCGATCTGCTGGTCTCGGGTCCCGGCAAGGGGGTCGCGGTCCTGGTGGACGATCCAGGCGGGGACCCGGACGGGCGGGCCCTGCGTCGTGTTCTGGCCAGGCTGGACGTCGTCGACAGTGCCTCTGGGGACGAGGTGGCGGTACTGCGGGTGCCCCTCTGGAAGTGCCTGGCCGAACCTGACCACGTCGTCGAGGAGATTCGTCACCTGGCGGCCGGCTGA
- a CDS encoding ABC transporter ATP-binding protein: MTVPTTPAATPPATENALSISGLDVTLGGLPVVRGLDLHARPGEFVSILGPSGSGKSTTFGVLTGDVHPDAGDVRIEGDGLGRGSRVAYMPQRDALLPWRTVLNNVTLGLEVRGVRRRAARQKVQPLLEPFGLSGFENRYPAQLSGGMRQRAALLRTVAQEQPVLLLDEPFGALDALTRSQMQRWLEQMWEQYRWTVLLITHDVREALYLSDRVYVFSPRPARVAAEVVVDFPRPRTPELFSDPRFAALEAELLKQLIG; this comes from the coding sequence ATGACTGTGCCGACCACTCCGGCGGCCACTCCGCCGGCCACCGAGAACGCGCTCAGCATCAGCGGACTCGACGTCACCCTGGGCGGCCTGCCGGTGGTGCGCGGCCTCGATCTGCACGCCCGGCCCGGCGAGTTCGTGTCGATTCTCGGCCCCAGCGGCAGCGGCAAGAGCACCACCTTCGGGGTGCTCACCGGCGACGTCCACCCGGATGCCGGTGACGTGCGGATCGAGGGTGACGGCCTGGGCCGGGGCTCGCGGGTGGCCTACATGCCCCAGCGCGACGCCCTGCTGCCCTGGCGCACGGTGCTGAACAACGTCACGCTGGGTCTGGAGGTGCGTGGCGTCCGGCGTCGGGCGGCCCGGCAGAAGGTCCAGCCACTGCTGGAGCCCTTCGGCCTGTCCGGCTTCGAGAACCGTTATCCGGCGCAGCTTTCTGGAGGTATGCGGCAGCGCGCCGCGCTGCTGCGCACGGTGGCGCAGGAGCAGCCGGTCTTGTTGCTCGACGAGCCGTTCGGGGCCCTGGACGCCCTCACCCGCTCGCAGATGCAGCGCTGGCTGGAGCAGATGTGGGAGCAGTACCGCTGGACGGTGCTGCTGATCACCCACGACGTGCGGGAGGCGCTGTACCTGTCCGACCGGGTCTACGTGTTCAGCCCCCGCCCGGCCCGGGTGGCGGCCGAGGTGGTGGTGGACTTCCCGCGCCCGCGCACCCCGGAGCTGTTCTCCGACCCGCGGTTCGCTGCGCTGGAGGCGGAACTGCTGAAACAGCTGATCGGCTGA
- a CDS encoding ABC transporter substrate-binding protein: protein MSSRLRVVLEYLHPWTNSAGFFVASRQGWFTEAGLDVELAVADPSRGDSLAYLSRFEADFAVFPTNRLLVRRAAHQPLKAVAAINHRGMETILTTTGTGITRPRDLEGRRLALNPTPRGLAMVRHLIAADGGDFDKVTVVDSGLRELLADDVAAGEADATFGNYWAWDALLGALPQQERVIWPVDTIGAPPYHSYLLGTQESTLERNPVLVRTLLGIVERGYLAARDEPALALDAFERYVPYFSREILRTSLDLLTPTWFHDGRWGQVRADLMQPYTQWLASYGILPDADAWQHSFTNDYLPVPVA, encoded by the coding sequence ATGAGCTCGAGACTGCGCGTCGTACTGGAATACCTCCACCCGTGGACGAACTCGGCGGGCTTCTTCGTGGCCAGCCGGCAGGGCTGGTTCACCGAGGCCGGGCTGGACGTCGAGCTGGCCGTGGCCGACCCCTCGCGGGGCGACTCGCTGGCCTATCTGTCCCGGTTCGAGGCCGATTTCGCGGTGTTCCCGACCAACCGGCTGCTGGTGCGCCGGGCCGCGCACCAGCCGCTGAAGGCGGTCGCGGCGATCAACCACCGCGGCATGGAGACCATCCTCACCACCACCGGCACCGGCATCACCCGGCCCCGTGACCTGGAGGGCCGGCGCCTGGCGCTGAACCCGACACCGCGCGGCCTGGCCATGGTGCGGCACCTGATCGCCGCCGACGGAGGGGATTTCGACAAGGTCACCGTGGTCGACAGCGGCCTGCGAGAACTGCTGGCGGACGACGTGGCGGCCGGTGAGGCCGACGCCACCTTCGGCAACTACTGGGCGTGGGACGCGCTGCTGGGTGCCCTGCCCCAGCAGGAACGGGTGATCTGGCCGGTCGACACGATCGGCGCGCCGCCCTACCACAGCTACCTGCTCGGCACCCAGGAGTCCACCCTGGAGCGCAACCCGGTGCTGGTGCGCACGCTGCTGGGCATCGTCGAGCGCGGCTACCTCGCCGCCCGCGACGAACCGGCGCTTGCCCTGGACGCTTTCGAGCGGTACGTGCCGTACTTCTCCCGGGAGATCCTGAGGACGTCGCTGGACCTGCTCACCCCGACCTGGTTCCACGACGGTCGCTGGGGCCAGGTGCGGGCCGACCTCATGCAGCCGTACACGCAGTGGCTGGCCTCGTACGGGATCCTGCCGGACGCGGACGCGTGGCAGCACTCGTTCACGAACGACTACCTGCCGGTGCCGGTGGCATGA
- a CDS encoding effector-associated constant component EACC1, whose translation MSSAVVEVTFTQLPEDDDFVLDQLTEELAEDLQDTGDVRRVEAASSGPESKGIGELLLATLVVAADPAYVQALVELVTGFLGRNRGRTAHLRVGDVDVTLDGLSPEQTSEIIDIVRGAVERSR comes from the coding sequence ATGTCCAGCGCTGTCGTCGAGGTCACGTTCACCCAGCTTCCGGAGGACGACGACTTCGTCCTCGACCAGCTGACCGAGGAACTGGCCGAAGACCTTCAGGATACCGGTGACGTCCGTCGCGTGGAGGCGGCGTCGTCGGGTCCCGAGAGCAAGGGCATCGGGGAGCTGCTGCTGGCCACGCTGGTCGTGGCCGCCGATCCCGCCTACGTGCAGGCTCTTGTCGAGCTGGTCACGGGATTCCTGGGGCGTAACCGTGGCCGCACCGCCCACCTGCGCGTGGGTGACGTCGACGTCACCCTCGACGGGCTCAGCCCGGAGCAGACGTCCGAGATCATCGACATCGTTCGTGGCGCCGTGGAGCGGTCGCGCTGA